One stretch of Dokdonia sp. Hel_I_53 DNA includes these proteins:
- the sprA gene encoding cell surface protein SprA, which yields MIYSNIRIPIFCCFLVIFLSKTNVSGQEQETVRDSTSTTFSLGSLSLPNPNSIVSKYTYDVELDRYVYTEELGSFSVSYPLILTPEEYERRVRDEQMRDYFRSKVIALDGKTEEGKEAQKNLLPVFYVKSDLFQTIFGGDKIEFIPQGSVEMDLGLLFTKQDNPAFSPRNRRNFTFDFDQRISLSLLGQVGERLQVIANYDTESTFNFQNQVKLEYTPTEDDIIQKIEVGNIAMPLNSALIQGSQSLFGVKTELQFGKTRVTAVFSESRSQPKTVTSEGGATVQDFEVPALDYDENRHFFLSHYFRDNYNKALENYPFINNQGIQITRVEVWITNRQNQTTNARNIVAIQDIGESNPNNIGLDTAPAGFINNAPGAFPDNRNNDFNPRGINDSSVQSVLTPAIRDVATVGQGFGNVNVQDGTDYVLLENARKLELSQFTLYPELGYISLSQRLNNDEVLGVAFQYTVGGQVYQVGEFANDGVNATEGSRPDADEDGIPDVADADSPVVRPDEDNDGIADNADADRNGDGALNGPDADGDGILDTVIPAGQAGSPVNLVVKMLKSNLTSVQEPVWDLMMKNIYPLGAFQLEQEGFRMNIVYSDPSPLNYITPVAGAPVPTLFDGANNDPAGEADRGALDSNTLLRIFNLDRLTTFGDPQIGGDGFFDFVPGRTVHVQNGSIVFTTVEPFGKTLFDLLSINDASENYENTTTYNPHQEKYVYSSLYQSTKTIARDNAEKNKFILKGRYKSTQEQGIPLNAFNIPQGSVTVTAGGRVLTEGLDYTVNYALGRVIILDKSLEASGIPISASVENNTIFGQQNKRFTGINVEHQFNENFIVGGTFLNLNEQPLTQKATYSFEPINNTIFGLNTSYSTELPFLTRWVNKLPNIDTDVPSNLSVRGEVAYLLPGQPNRTDFNGEATSYVDDFEGSQTSIDIGGPLQWNLSSPPIGFGGEFGNGDLDAGYRRAKFAWYTIDPIFYNAQRPDGISDDDVSLPETRRVFRDEIFPQQDIVAGQTQALFTLDLAYFPSERGPYNFSPDAQDGVLMNPEQNFGGITRQLTSTDFEQANVEFVEFWLLDPFYGDGDTTSPGGNLTINLGSISEDILKDGRKQYENGLPEEGGTEDTSPTAWGKVPTNQSLVYAFDTEGQERANQDVGYDGLNDIDEATQFPNFAGLPDPAGDNYNYFINAQGGIVTRYRDYNNNQGNSPVEVTQTNRGSTTFPDVEDVNRDNTMNTVDAYFEYEIPINPQSLSIDNNPFVTDVRQLTVTAQNGNQIPTRWVQFRVPINQSTRVVGGINDFRSIRFMRMFMSGWSKEVVLRFGTLDLVRGDFRRYLLTLDPNEPTGIDNMDNTLFEVAAVNIEANETRSPVPYNLPPNVVREQLNNNNTNVRQNEQSLSIRVDNLEAQDARGVYKYYNLDMRQYENLKMFMHTEALVDDGTNGLDDDTVVGFLRMGTDLSANFYQIEVPLEPTPFGTIQSDRQAIWPAANEMDLPLELLQVIKSKVIAGDVNPDPDAITYFDQDGERIMDAENKCYEEGELRVGIKGLPSFGDIRTIMLGVKNGNPESNQGSCFSSELGAEVWFNELRLSELSNDAGYAGVVSLDANVADFANVSATGRVSSVGFGSVDQNAGERSLEDVVQYDVVTNLNAGQLLPKKWGLQLPLNYAVGEESITPKYDPLYEDVELDQVLDNAESDEQRANIKDYAIDYTRRQSFNAIGVRKNRTSEKKPKPYDIENLTFSYSYSQVDHKDFEIEQSQDQNVRLGGTYSFAFTPKPIEPFAKNDSLFIGKYYQFLKDINFNYLPSNLALQSNITRQYNEQKFRDIFANEGDIEIPKLFQRNYLFDWGYAVDFPITKSLRLNYNVNHNRIVRNYLDKDGAPAFIDASGQEVDGYGLYNGFFDTGTPDTHFGVLQLNYDLPFEKFPFLDWATSTYSYTANYRWQRGSQQLQTLVDENGNDIPSIGNSVENANTHAINSTLDMEKLYKYVGLTKRKKEKPNAKRPRGLPSPEDDKKPLNKKGEKEGAVVAETSGLSTSDKALNTGVSLLTAIKKIQITYKEDHGTYLPGYLPSIGFAGSLKPTAGFIFGSQAEVRELAARNGWLTLFQNFNEQYREIESRNLAIQARVGLLKDLDIDLNMNRVFQENYQENYRVDPTTLTYESLSGNSFGRFNISTILLGTAFNESTSDFSSTFDNFRENRLAVANRLATEFYGGESFNRDENGYPEGFGRTNQKVLLPAFLSAYSGTDVSKTDTGFLRSVPLPNWNIKYTGLMNLKWFKDRFKRFSLQHGYTAGYAVNNFQTNLAYNRNTDDDPATAQRDQAGNFINKTLLGAVTLTEQFTPLVRFDFEMKNSVKILAELKRDRALGLSFDNNLLTEIKGNEYTLGLGYRIKDLRFVTNFGGSKKVLKSDLNFKADLSLRQNETIIRYLDIDNSQTTAGQDIYGLRFTADYALSKNLTALFFYDHTFSTFAISTAFPQTTIRSGFTLRYNFGN from the coding sequence ATCATCTACTCGAATATTCGAATTCCAATATTCTGTTGTTTCTTAGTTATTTTTCTAAGTAAAACGAATGTTTCAGGGCAAGAACAAGAAACGGTAAGAGACTCTACTTCTACAACATTCTCATTAGGAAGTCTTTCTTTGCCTAATCCCAATAGTATAGTTTCAAAATACACTTATGATGTAGAGTTAGATCGGTATGTGTATACAGAAGAGTTAGGCTCCTTTAGTGTTTCATATCCGCTCATTTTAACTCCGGAGGAGTATGAACGGCGTGTGCGAGATGAGCAGATGCGTGATTATTTTAGAAGTAAAGTGATTGCTTTAGATGGAAAAACTGAAGAAGGAAAAGAGGCTCAAAAAAATCTATTACCTGTATTTTATGTTAAGAGTGATTTGTTTCAAACCATTTTTGGCGGAGATAAGATAGAATTTATACCACAGGGCTCTGTAGAAATGGATCTAGGCTTGCTTTTTACGAAGCAAGATAATCCTGCATTTTCACCTAGAAATAGAAGGAATTTTACATTTGATTTTGACCAACGGATTAGTTTAAGCTTATTAGGGCAAGTAGGAGAGCGCTTACAAGTAATAGCAAATTATGATACAGAGTCAACCTTCAATTTTCAAAATCAAGTAAAATTAGAATACACACCTACAGAAGATGATATTATCCAAAAGATTGAAGTGGGTAATATTGCTATGCCACTTAATAGCGCTTTGATTCAAGGCTCGCAAAGTCTTTTTGGGGTGAAGACAGAGTTACAATTTGGGAAAACTAGAGTAACAGCTGTCTTTTCAGAAAGTAGGTCTCAACCTAAGACGGTAACTTCAGAAGGAGGTGCCACTGTTCAAGATTTTGAAGTACCAGCACTTGATTATGATGAGAATCGCCACTTCTTTTTATCCCATTATTTTAGAGATAATTATAATAAAGCCCTTGAGAATTATCCGTTTATCAATAACCAAGGTATACAAATAACTCGTGTTGAAGTCTGGATTACCAATAGACAAAACCAAACTACTAATGCTCGGAACATCGTAGCAATACAAGATATAGGAGAATCTAACCCAAACAATATAGGACTTGACACTGCTCCTGCCGGTTTTATAAATAACGCACCTGGAGCCTTTCCTGATAACCGAAATAATGATTTTAACCCAAGAGGAATAAATGATTCTTCTGTTCAATCAGTATTAACTCCTGCAATACGTGATGTTGCTACAGTGGGGCAAGGATTTGGAAACGTTAACGTTCAAGATGGTACAGATTATGTACTTCTGGAGAATGCAAGGAAGCTAGAATTATCACAATTTACACTTTATCCCGAGCTAGGTTACATATCCCTTAGTCAGCGATTAAATAATGATGAAGTACTTGGCGTTGCTTTTCAGTATACTGTAGGAGGTCAAGTGTATCAGGTGGGCGAGTTTGCAAACGACGGTGTAAATGCTACAGAAGGTTCACGTCCTGATGCAGATGAAGATGGAATTCCAGATGTGGCAGATGCAGATAGCCCTGTTGTAAGACCAGATGAAGACAATGATGGTATCGCAGATAATGCAGACGCAGATCGTAATGGTGACGGGGCACTCAACGGTCCAGATGCAGATGGTGACGGAATTTTAGATACTGTCATACCAGCAGGACAAGCAGGGAGTCCTGTGAATCTTGTTGTTAAGATGCTTAAAAGTAATCTCACAAGTGTTCAAGAACCCGTCTGGGACCTGATGATGAAGAATATTTATCCATTAGGAGCATTTCAATTAGAACAAGAAGGCTTTAGAATGAATATTGTGTATTCAGATCCTTCTCCTTTAAACTACATTACACCCGTAGCGGGAGCTCCGGTCCCCACACTTTTTGACGGTGCAAATAATGACCCTGCTGGTGAAGCTGATAGAGGTGCGTTAGACTCAAATACATTGCTCAGAATTTTTAATTTAGATAGGCTAACTACGTTTGGCGATCCACAAATTGGTGGAGATGGATTTTTTGACTTTGTACCAGGTCGCACCGTACACGTTCAAAATGGGAGTATTGTTTTTACAACAGTAGAGCCATTTGGAAAAACCCTGTTCGATTTACTTAGTATAAATGATGCTTCAGAAAACTACGAGAATACAACTACCTATAACCCGCATCAAGAGAAGTACGTATATAGTTCGCTATATCAATCTACAAAGACTATTGCTAGGGATAACGCAGAGAAAAATAAATTTATACTTAAAGGGCGTTATAAATCTACTCAAGAGCAAGGCATTCCACTCAACGCCTTTAATATTCCACAGGGATCTGTAACGGTTACTGCTGGAGGTAGGGTGTTGACAGAGGGGCTAGATTATACGGTTAATTATGCATTAGGACGAGTTATAATTTTAGATAAATCACTCGAAGCCTCTGGAATACCTATCTCTGCTTCTGTAGAAAATAACACCATTTTTGGACAACAAAACAAACGCTTTACTGGAATTAATGTAGAGCACCAATTTAATGAGAACTTTATTGTAGGAGGAACTTTTTTGAATCTAAATGAGCAGCCACTTACTCAGAAGGCTACGTATAGTTTTGAGCCAATTAACAATACGATATTTGGATTAAACACAAGCTATTCTACAGAGTTACCATTCTTAACGCGTTGGGTGAATAAATTACCAAATATTGATACAGACGTTCCTTCAAACTTATCAGTAAGAGGTGAAGTAGCATATCTATTACCAGGACAACCTAATAGAACTGATTTTAATGGTGAAGCAACCTCTTATGTAGATGATTTTGAGGGTTCTCAAACATCAATAGATATAGGTGGGCCTTTACAGTGGAATTTATCTTCTCCTCCGATTGGTTTCGGCGGAGAATTTGGAAATGGAGATCTTGATGCGGGCTATCGACGCGCAAAATTTGCTTGGTATACAATAGATCCTATATTTTACAACGCACAGCGACCCGATGGAATATCAGATGATGATGTTTCTTTACCAGAAACTCGACGTGTTTTTAGAGATGAAATTTTTCCTCAACAAGATATTGTTGCTGGACAGACACAAGCGTTATTTACACTCGACCTGGCTTACTTCCCTTCAGAAAGAGGTCCCTACAATTTTAGTCCAGACGCTCAGGATGGTGTATTGATGAACCCTGAACAAAACTTTGGAGGAATTACAAGACAGTTAACTTCAACAGATTTTGAACAAGCTAATGTAGAGTTTGTTGAGTTTTGGTTACTAGACCCATTTTATGGAGATGGTGATACAACAAGTCCTGGTGGAAATCTTACTATAAATCTAGGTAGTATTTCAGAAGATATTTTAAAAGATGGTCGTAAACAATATGAAAACGGACTTCCAGAAGAAGGAGGTACTGAGGATACTTCTCCTACCGCTTGGGGGAAAGTGCCTACAAACCAATCACTAGTCTATGCTTTTGATACGGAGGGTCAAGAGAGGGCAAATCAGGACGTAGGGTATGATGGACTTAACGATATTGATGAGGCAACTCAATTCCCTAACTTTGCTGGGCTACCAGATCCTGCAGGTGATAATTATAATTACTTTATAAATGCCCAAGGTGGAATCGTAACTAGGTATCGCGACTACAATAATAATCAAGGAAATTCCCCAGTAGAAGTAACGCAGACTAATCGTGGGTCTACAACATTCCCTGATGTAGAGGATGTAAACCGCGATAATACGATGAATACTGTAGACGCATATTTTGAATATGAAATTCCTATAAATCCTCAATCCTTAAGTATAGATAATAATCCCTTCGTTACAGATGTTCGGCAACTTACAGTTACTGCCCAAAACGGAAATCAAATTCCTACCAGATGGGTGCAATTTCGTGTACCAATAAATCAATCGACTAGAGTAGTGGGAGGTATTAATGACTTCAGATCAATACGTTTCATGAGAATGTTTATGAGTGGATGGAGTAAGGAAGTTGTGCTTCGTTTTGGAACTCTTGATTTAGTCCGTGGTGATTTTAGAAGATATCTTTTGACATTAGACCCTAATGAGCCTACAGGAATAGATAATATGGATAACACGTTGTTTGAAGTAGCTGCTGTAAACATAGAAGCAAATGAAACACGATCGCCTGTACCTTACAATTTACCTCCAAATGTTGTAAGAGAGCAGCTTAACAATAACAATACTAACGTACGACAAAATGAACAATCATTATCAATTAGGGTTGATAATCTAGAGGCTCAAGATGCCCGTGGTGTTTACAAATATTATAACCTAGACATGCGCCAATATGAAAATCTAAAAATGTTTATGCATACAGAAGCATTAGTAGATGATGGAACAAATGGACTAGATGACGATACTGTTGTTGGGTTTTTGAGAATGGGGACAGATCTTAGTGCAAACTTTTATCAAATTGAAGTCCCACTTGAGCCAACTCCATTTGGAACCATCCAGTCAGATAGACAGGCTATATGGCCTGCAGCAAATGAGATGGATTTACCTTTAGAACTACTACAAGTAATTAAATCAAAGGTCATTGCTGGCGATGTTAATCCAGATCCAGATGCTATTACTTATTTTGATCAAGATGGTGAGCGTATTATGGATGCAGAAAATAAGTGTTATGAAGAAGGCGAGCTGCGAGTAGGTATTAAAGGACTTCCTAGTTTTGGGGATATACGAACAATAATGCTAGGAGTTAAAAATGGGAACCCAGAAAGTAATCAAGGTTCTTGTTTTTCTAGTGAATTAGGAGCAGAAGTTTGGTTTAATGAACTACGTCTATCAGAACTCAGCAATGATGCTGGGTATGCAGGTGTTGTAAGTCTGGATGCTAATGTTGCTGATTTTGCTAATGTTTCAGCAACTGGACGTGTTAGCTCTGTTGGTTTTGGAAGTGTTGATCAAAATGCGGGAGAACGCAGTCTCGAAGATGTTGTGCAATATGATGTGGTAACAAACCTTAATGCAGGACAATTACTTCCAAAAAAGTGGGGATTACAGCTTCCTCTCAATTATGCGGTAGGGGAAGAGAGTATTACTCCAAAATATGACCCTCTCTATGAGGATGTTGAGTTAGATCAAGTACTTGATAATGCAGAATCTGATGAACAGCGTGCTAATATTAAAGACTATGCGATTGATTACACGAGACGTCAGAGTTTTAACGCAATAGGGGTGAGAAAAAATAGAACCTCAGAGAAAAAACCTAAACCTTATGATATAGAAAACCTTACATTTTCTTACTCCTATAGCCAAGTAGATCATAAGGATTTTGAGATCGAGCAATCTCAAGATCAAAACGTTCGTTTAGGCGGTACCTATAGTTTTGCGTTTACTCCAAAGCCTATTGAGCCTTTTGCAAAAAATGACTCCTTGTTTATTGGGAAATATTATCAGTTTTTAAAAGATATCAATTTCAATTACCTGCCTTCTAACCTAGCGCTACAGTCTAATATTACGAGGCAGTATAATGAGCAAAAATTCAGAGATATATTTGCAAATGAAGGAGATATCGAAATCCCAAAGCTTTTTCAACGCAACTATTTATTTGATTGGGGGTATGCCGTAGATTTTCCTATTACAAAGAGTTTGAGACTTAACTATAATGTAAATCACAACCGAATCGTACGTAATTATTTAGATAAAGATGGAGCTCCGGCTTTTATTGATGCTTCTGGGCAGGAGGTAGATGGCTATGGGTTGTATAATGGTTTCTTTGATACGGGAACACCAGATACTCACTTTGGAGTTTTACAACTTAACTATGATTTGCCTTTTGAAAAATTTCCATTTTTAGATTGGGCCACATCGACCTATTCGTATACGGCTAATTACAGATGGCAGCGAGGCTCTCAGCAGTTACAAACTCTTGTGGATGAAAATGGAAATGATATACCTTCTATTGGTAATAGTGTTGAAAATGCAAATACGCATGCCATAAACAGTACCTTGGATATGGAGAAGCTCTACAAATATGTTGGGCTTACAAAAAGGAAGAAGGAAAAGCCTAATGCCAAACGCCCTAGAGGTCTTCCATCTCCAGAAGACGACAAGAAACCACTTAACAAAAAGGGTGAAAAAGAAGGAGCTGTAGTAGCTGAAACGTCAGGTTTAAGCACTTCAGATAAAGCATTGAATACAGGGGTAAGTTTACTTACTGCTATAAAAAAAATACAGATTACATATAAAGAGGACCATGGTACCTATCTTCCAGGTTACCTGCCATCAATTGGCTTTGCTGGGAGCTTAAAGCCTACAGCTGGCTTCATATTTGGTAGTCAAGCAGAGGTAAGAGAGCTAGCAGCGAGAAACGGATGGCTTACTTTATTTCAAAATTTTAATGAGCAATATAGAGAGATAGAAAGTAGAAATCTCGCAATCCAAGCGAGAGTGGGTCTACTTAAAGATCTCGATATTGACCTCAATATGAATCGAGTATTTCAAGAAAATTATCAAGAGAACTACCGCGTAGATCCTACTACACTCACTTACGAGTCGCTATCAGGAAATAGTTTTGGTAGATTTAATATTTCAACCATTTTATTAGGTACGGCTTTTAATGAAAGCACATCAGATTTTTCAAGTACATTTGATAATTTTAGAGAAAATAGACTAGCTGTTGCAAATAGATTAGCCACAGAATTTTACGGAGGAGAAAGCTTTAATAGAGATGAGAATGGGTATCCAGAAGGCTTTGGTAGAACAAATCAAAAAGTTTTATTGCCAGCTTTTCTATCTGCATATTCAGGTACCGATGTGTCAAAAACCGATACTGGCTTCTTAAGAAGTGTTCCACTACCTAATTGGAATATCAAATATACAGGACTGATGAATCTCAAGTGGTTTAAAGATCGCTTTAAAAGGTTCTCTTTACAACATGGATATACGGCCGGGTATGCTGTCAATAATTTCCAAACTAATTTAGCATACAACCGTAATACCGATGATGATCCAGCTACCGCCCAGCGTGATCAAGCAGGTAATTTTATTAATAAAACATTACTTGGTGCAGTGACCCTAACAGAACAATTTACACCACTAGTTCGTTTTGAT
- the ruvA gene encoding Holliday junction branch migration protein RuvA encodes MITHLSGRLIEKNPTHVVLDCNGVGYFINISLYTFGQLGVEENLRLFTHLQVKEDSHTLFGFVDAMEREIFRLLLSVSGIGASTARTMLSSLDPNQIKQAIASNDVATIQSIKGIGAKTAQRVILDLKDKIIKVYDISTESAILSNTNKEEALSALETLGFMRKQAEKVCSAILKEYPDATVESIIKQALKKL; translated from the coding sequence ATGATCACCCATCTTAGCGGAAGACTTATAGAAAAAAACCCAACTCATGTTGTTTTAGATTGCAATGGGGTAGGGTATTTTATTAATATTTCATTATACACCTTTGGGCAACTAGGTGTTGAAGAAAACTTACGGTTATTTACTCATTTACAAGTAAAGGAAGATAGTCACACATTATTCGGGTTTGTTGATGCCATGGAACGTGAGATTTTTAGACTTTTGTTATCTGTTTCTGGTATAGGAGCAAGTACTGCTCGTACGATGTTATCATCATTAGACCCCAATCAAATAAAACAAGCTATCGCATCTAATGATGTTGCCACTATACAAAGTATAAAAGGCATTGGGGCTAAGACAGCGCAACGAGTAATTTTAGATCTTAAAGATAAAATTATCAAAGTTTATGATATATCTACCGAAAGTGCCATACTAAGCAATACAAACAAAGAAGAGGCGTTATCTGCATTAGAAACATTAGGCTTTATGCGTAAACAAGCAGAAAAAGTTTGTAGCGCTATTTTGAAGGAGTATCCTGATGCTACCGTAGAGTCAATTATCAAGCAAGCACTTAAAAAACTGTAA
- a CDS encoding NADP-dependent malic enzyme: MSKDNNKRREALEYHAKPTPGKIAVVPTKKYSSQRDLALAYSPGVAEPCLEIEKNIENVYKYTAKGNLVAVISNGTAVLGLGDIGPEASKPVMEGKGLLFKIFAGIDVFDIEVDTKNVDSFIETVKNIAPTFGGINLEDIKAPEAFEIERRLKEELNIPVMHDDQHGTAIISAAALINALELANKKIEEVRFVISGAGSAAISCAKLYVLLGARIENIAMFDIEGLLRDDREDIDPWQKQFKSKERYSSLAEALKGADVFLGLSVGNLVTSDMLRSMAHDPIVFAMANPTPEVSYEVATAAREDIIFATGRSDHPNQVNNVLGFPFIFRGALDVRATAINEEMKMAAVKALARLAKEPVPEQVNIAYGETRFTFGRDYIIPKPFDPRLIETVPPAVAKAAMESGVAQHPIEDWDVYRDELLERMGDDNKIQRLLMERARRSPKRVVFAESDQLDVLKAAQIVNEEGIAIPVLLGDRETILELKSEIGFEADVEIIDPKSSEELSKVNAYGEIYWQARKRKGITLYEAQKLMRQRNYFAAMMVSEGDADGMLSGYSRSYPSVVKPVLEVIGVAPGVKKVAACNLMVTSRGPLFLADTSININPTSKELANITQMTAATVKMFGLEPVIAMVSYSNFGSSTNERASGVRDAVSYLHRYQPDLIVDGEVQADFALNRRMLQSKFPFSKLAGKKVNTLVFSNIDSANITYKMIKELEKADNIGPIMLGMRKPVHVLQLGASVDEMVHMAAITVIDAQKKKHLEEKLSKE, translated from the coding sequence ATGAGTAAAGACAATAACAAAAGAAGAGAGGCACTTGAGTATCATGCAAAGCCAACACCAGGTAAAATTGCAGTTGTTCCTACAAAAAAATATTCAAGTCAGAGAGATCTTGCGCTTGCATATTCGCCTGGGGTTGCAGAACCTTGTCTTGAGATAGAAAAGAATATAGAAAACGTATATAAATATACAGCAAAAGGGAATCTTGTTGCAGTAATTTCAAATGGTACTGCTGTATTAGGTCTTGGAGATATAGGGCCTGAAGCATCTAAACCTGTGATGGAGGGAAAAGGACTTCTGTTTAAAATTTTTGCAGGGATTGATGTTTTTGATATAGAAGTAGATACTAAGAACGTAGACTCTTTTATAGAAACCGTAAAAAACATTGCACCAACATTTGGAGGTATCAACTTAGAAGATATAAAAGCTCCAGAGGCTTTTGAAATAGAGCGTAGGCTTAAAGAAGAGTTGAATATTCCTGTAATGCACGATGATCAACACGGTACTGCGATAATATCTGCTGCCGCATTAATTAATGCACTAGAGCTTGCAAATAAGAAAATAGAAGAAGTTCGTTTTGTTATTTCAGGAGCGGGAAGTGCAGCTATATCCTGCGCAAAACTTTATGTGTTACTCGGCGCAAGGATAGAGAACATTGCAATGTTTGACATAGAGGGTTTATTGAGAGATGACAGGGAAGATATTGACCCTTGGCAGAAGCAATTTAAATCTAAGGAACGCTATAGCTCTTTAGCAGAAGCGCTCAAGGGTGCAGATGTTTTTTTAGGACTATCAGTGGGTAACCTCGTTACTTCAGATATGTTACGCTCTATGGCGCATGATCCTATTGTATTTGCAATGGCAAACCCTACTCCAGAGGTCTCTTATGAGGTAGCGACAGCGGCTAGGGAAGACATTATTTTTGCGACTGGAAGATCAGATCATCCTAATCAGGTGAACAATGTATTAGGTTTCCCATTTATTTTTAGAGGAGCCTTAGATGTAAGAGCAACAGCTATCAATGAAGAGATGAAGATGGCAGCAGTAAAAGCACTTGCAAGGCTGGCTAAAGAACCTGTGCCAGAACAAGTAAATATTGCATACGGAGAGACGCGATTTACATTTGGTAGAGATTATATTATCCCAAAACCATTTGATCCAAGATTGATTGAAACTGTTCCGCCAGCCGTTGCAAAGGCAGCGATGGAGAGTGGAGTAGCACAACATCCTATTGAAGATTGGGATGTATATAGAGATGAGCTTTTAGAACGTATGGGCGATGATAATAAAATCCAACGTTTGCTCATGGAGCGTGCACGAAGAAGCCCAAAGCGTGTTGTATTTGCAGAGTCAGACCAACTCGATGTTTTAAAGGCTGCTCAAATAGTTAATGAAGAAGGTATCGCTATACCTGTACTTCTCGGGGATAGAGAAACTATTTTAGAATTAAAATCAGAAATTGGGTTTGAGGCAGATGTAGAAATAATTGATCCGAAATCTAGTGAAGAGCTTTCTAAAGTGAATGCCTATGGAGAGATCTATTGGCAAGCAAGAAAGCGTAAAGGAATTACTCTGTATGAAGCTCAAAAGTTAATGCGACAACGTAATTACTTTGCCGCAATGATGGTGAGTGAAGGTGATGCAGATGGTATGCTCTCAGGGTATAGTCGTAGCTATCCATCTGTAGTAAAACCAGTATTAGAGGTTATAGGGGTTGCTCCAGGAGTAAAGAAAGTGGCAGCTTGTAATCTAATGGTTACCTCACGTGGACCATTATTTCTAGCAGATACTTCTATAAATATTAATCCAACGTCTAAAGAGCTTGCAAATATTACTCAAATGACCGCTGCTACAGTAAAAATGTTTGGATTAGAGCCAGTAATCGCTATGGTGAGTTACTCTAACTTTGGGTCTTCAACAAATGAGCGGGCGTCGGGAGTGCGTGATGCGGTTTCTTACCTCCATCGTTACCAACCAGATCTCATAGTAGATGGAGAAGTACAGGCAGATTTTGCTCTAAATAGAAGGATGTTACAGAGTAAATTTCCATTTTCAAAACTAGCAGGAAAAAAAGTAAATACCTTAGTTTTTTCTAATATAGATAGTGCAAATATCACCTATAAAATGATCAAAGAGCTAGAAAAGGCAGATAACATTGGTCCAATCATGTTAGGCATGCGTAAGCCTGTTCACGTATTGCAATTAGGAGCAAGTGTTGATGAAATGGTACATATGGCGGCCATAACGGTAATTGATGCTCAAAAAAAGAAGCATCTAGAAGAGAAGTTAAGTAAAGAATAG
- a CDS encoding carbohydrate kinase family protein: protein MTRKTDIICAGEILIDFIGHQNEAAISNTRDYHRYLGGSPTNVSMNLARLGMNVKLAATVGDDGFGNYMLEKLKDNGVQTDLIRVDNDTPTSVIFVSKTTSTPDFVAYRHADTQILGNQIPEILFSETSIFHTTAFALSRDPAQQTILMLANKAFKHDCTLSIDLNYSPRIWKNRKQALAVFKEYCSYDPLVKISEDDMERLFGEKKSHKDIFDFFHNEMNVSSVCLTLGSEGVKFSRKHKEIIALPAARVDNVLDATGAGDAFWSGFLFAHIKGYSVEKSLKIALSLAAIKLQHVGRLPQHIDILTKLLDFK from the coding sequence ATGACTCGTAAAACAGACATTATTTGCGCAGGAGAAATCCTTATTGACTTTATAGGACATCAAAATGAGGCTGCCATTAGCAACACTCGAGATTATCATAGATACTTAGGTGGAAGCCCTACAAACGTTTCCATGAACTTGGCTAGGCTAGGAATGAATGTAAAGCTGGCTGCTACGGTAGGAGATGATGGGTTTGGGAACTATATGTTAGAGAAGCTAAAAGATAATGGAGTTCAAACAGACTTGATACGAGTGGATAATGACACACCTACAAGTGTTATTTTTGTCTCAAAAACCACCAGCACACCAGATTTTGTTGCCTATAGACATGCTGATACTCAAATATTAGGCAACCAAATTCCAGAAATTTTATTTTCAGAAACTTCTATATTTCATACTACGGCCTTTGCTTTAAGTAGAGATCCAGCGCAGCAAACTATTTTAATGCTTGCTAATAAAGCGTTTAAACATGACTGTACGTTAAGTATTGATCTTAATTACTCGCCTCGTATTTGGAAAAATAGAAAACAAGCGCTGGCTGTTTTTAAAGAATATTGCTCCTATGATCCTTTGGTAAAAATTAGTGAGGATGATATGGAACGCTTATTTGGAGAAAAGAAATCACATAAAGATATTTTTGATTTTTTTCATAATGAAATGAACGTAAGCAGTGTGTGCTTAACGCTAGGAAGTGAGGGGGTTAAATTTTCGCGGAAGCATAAAGAAATAATAGCACTGCCGGCAGCAAGAGTGGATAATGTGTTAGATGCTACAGGTGCAGGAGATGCCTTTTGGAGTGGTTTTTTATTTGCTCATATAAAGGGATATAGTGTAGAGAAATCACTTAAAATTGCGCTTTCTCTCGCAGCTATTAAACTACAGCACGTAGGTAGGCTTCCTCAACATATAGATATCCTTACAAAATTACTGGATTTTAAGTAG